In Zingiber officinale cultivar Zhangliang chromosome 6A, Zo_v1.1, whole genome shotgun sequence, a single genomic region encodes these proteins:
- the LOC121993653 gene encoding uncharacterized protein LOC121993653 gives MSVFGRNHYREDLRSSSDYDSGYRTGFRTYGADAGDGRQPEIVKGNVLSASQTRHPHSETSHPSPRGPSPDPPFPPPRRRGRSKGAAPSVWCFSDPEMSRRKRVASYKAYAVEGKLKASLRKGFRWIKTKCSELVHGR, from the coding sequence ATGAGCGTCTTCGGCCGGAACCATTACCGGGAAGATCTCCGCTCCTCCTCCGACTACGATAGTGGATACCGCACTGGATTCCGCACCTACGGCGCCGACGCCGGCGACGGTCGGCAGCCGGAGATCGTGAAGGGCAACGTCTTGAGCGCCAGCCAGACCAGACACCCGCACTCCGAGACTTCCCATCCATCGCCGCGTGGACCGTCTCCGGACCCTCCTTTCCCGCCGCCCCGGCGACGAGGCCGGTCGAAGGGGGCGGCCCCCTCGGTGTGGTGCTTCAGCGACCCGGAGATGAGTCGAAGGAAGCGGGTGGCGAGCTACAAGGCGTACGCGGTCGAGGGGAAACTGAAGGCGTCGCTGCGGAAGGGGTTCCGGTGGATCAAAACGAAATGCTCGGAGCTGGTCCACGGCAGGTGA